A window of Rhizobium acidisoli contains these coding sequences:
- the rpsO gene encoding 30S ribosomal protein S15, producing the protein MSITAERKSALIKEYATVEGDTGSPEVQVAILTERINNLTEHFKDHKKDNHSRRGLLTMVSSRRSLLDYLKKKDEGRYSKLISSLGIRR; encoded by the coding sequence ATGTCGATCACTGCTGAGCGCAAGTCTGCGCTGATCAAGGAATACGCAACCGTCGAAGGCGATACCGGTTCTCCGGAAGTCCAGGTCGCGATCCTGACCGAACGCATCAACAACCTGACCGAACACTTCAAGGACCACAAGAAGGATAACCATTCCCGCCGTGGCCTGTTGACGATGGTTTCGAGCCGCCGCTCGCTTCTTGATTATCTCAAGAAGAAGGATGAAGGCCGCTATTCCAAGCTGATCTCCAGCCTGGGTATCCGCCGCTAA
- the pnp gene encoding polyribonucleotide nucleotidyltransferase, with the protein MFDTHTVEIEWAGRPLKLETGKIARQADGAVLATYGETVVLATVVSAKAPKPGQDFFPLTVNYQEKTYAAGKIPGGYFKREGRPSEKETLVSRLIDRPIRPLFPEGYKNDTQVVVTVVQHDLENDPDVLSMVAASAALTLSGVPFMGPVGGARVGYINGEYVLNPHLDEMDESSLDLVVAGTYDAVLMVESEAKELNEEVMLGAVMFGHKGFQPVLDAIIKLAEVAAKEPRDFQPEDYSELEAEMLKHFEAELREGYKITQKADRYAAVDAVKAKVKAHFFPEGVEPKYTAEVIGAVFKHLQAKIVRWNILDTKSRIDGRDLSTVRPIVSEVGLLPRTHGSALFTRGETQAIVVATLGTGEDEQYVDSLTGMYKERFLLHYNFPPYSVGETGRMGSPGRREIGHGKLAWRAIRPMLPTAEQFPYTLRVVSEITESNGSSSMATVCGTSLALMDAGVPLAKPVAGIAMGLILEGDRFAVLSDILGDEDHLGDMDFKVAGTADGITSLQMDIKIAGITEEIMKVALGQAQGGRAHILGEMAKAITESRGQLGEFAPRIEVMNIPVDKIREVIGSGGKVIREIVEKTGAKINIEDDGTVKIASSSGKEIEAARKWIHSIVAEPEIGQIYEGTVVKTADFGAFVNFFGARDGLVHISQLASERVAKTQDVVKEGDKVWVKLLGFDERGKVRLSMKVVDQATGQEIPNEKKKEEAAE; encoded by the coding sequence ATGTTTGATACACACACAGTCGAAATCGAGTGGGCCGGCCGCCCGCTGAAGCTCGAAACCGGCAAGATCGCCCGTCAGGCCGACGGCGCGGTTCTTGCCACCTACGGCGAAACCGTCGTTCTCGCCACCGTCGTTTCGGCCAAGGCGCCGAAGCCTGGCCAGGACTTCTTTCCGCTCACCGTCAACTACCAGGAAAAGACCTACGCAGCCGGCAAGATCCCCGGCGGCTATTTCAAGCGCGAAGGTCGTCCGTCCGAGAAGGAAACACTGGTTTCCCGCCTGATCGACCGTCCGATCCGCCCGCTCTTTCCGGAAGGCTACAAGAACGACACCCAGGTCGTCGTCACTGTCGTCCAACACGATCTTGAAAACGATCCCGACGTGCTGTCGATGGTTGCCGCTTCCGCAGCGCTGACGCTTTCCGGCGTTCCCTTCATGGGCCCGGTCGGCGGTGCGCGCGTCGGCTACATCAATGGCGAATACGTTCTCAACCCGCATCTCGACGAGATGGACGAGTCGAGCCTCGACCTCGTCGTCGCCGGCACCTATGACGCCGTGCTGATGGTTGAATCCGAAGCCAAGGAACTCAACGAAGAAGTCATGCTCGGCGCCGTCATGTTCGGCCACAAGGGCTTCCAGCCGGTTCTCGACGCGATCATCAAGCTCGCCGAAGTGGCCGCCAAGGAGCCGCGCGATTTCCAGCCGGAGGATTACTCCGAGCTCGAAGCCGAAATGCTGAAGCATTTCGAAGCTGAATTGCGCGAAGGCTACAAGATCACCCAGAAGGCCGATCGCTACGCAGCCGTCGACGCCGTCAAGGCAAAGGTCAAGGCTCACTTCTTCCCTGAAGGCGTTGAGCCGAAGTACACTGCTGAAGTCATCGGCGCCGTTTTCAAGCACCTGCAGGCGAAGATCGTTCGCTGGAACATCCTCGACACCAAGAGCCGTATCGACGGTCGTGACCTGTCGACCGTTCGCCCGATCGTTTCGGAAGTCGGACTCCTGCCGCGCACGCACGGTTCGGCCCTGTTCACCCGCGGCGAAACGCAGGCGATCGTCGTTGCGACGCTCGGCACCGGTGAAGACGAACAGTATGTCGACAGCCTGACCGGCATGTACAAGGAGCGCTTCCTGCTCCATTACAACTTCCCTCCCTACTCGGTTGGCGAAACCGGCCGCATGGGCTCCCCGGGCCGTCGTGAAATCGGTCACGGCAAGCTTGCATGGCGCGCGATCCGCCCGATGCTGCCGACGGCTGAGCAGTTCCCCTACACGCTGCGCGTCGTTTCCGAGATCACCGAGTCGAACGGCTCGTCCTCGATGGCGACCGTCTGCGGCACTTCGCTCGCGCTGATGGATGCCGGCGTTCCGCTGGCAAAGCCGGTTGCCGGTATTGCCATGGGTCTGATCCTGGAAGGTGATCGCTTCGCCGTCCTCTCCGACATTCTCGGTGACGAAGACCACCTCGGCGACATGGACTTCAAGGTTGCAGGGACCGCCGACGGCATCACCTCGCTGCAGATGGACATCAAGATCGCCGGCATCACCGAAGAGATCATGAAGGTCGCTCTTGGCCAGGCTCAGGGCGGTCGCGCCCACATTCTCGGCGAAATGGCGAAGGCCATCACCGAAAGCCGCGGCCAGCTCGGCGAATTCGCTCCGCGCATCGAAGTCATGAACATCCCGGTCGACAAGATCCGTGAAGTCATCGGCTCCGGCGGCAAGGTCATTCGCGAAATCGTCGAAAAGACCGGCGCGAAGATCAACATCGAGGACGACGGCACCGTCAAGATCGCCTCCTCCTCAGGCAAGGAAATCGAAGCGGCCCGCAAGTGGATCCACTCGATCGTCGCCGAGCCTGAAATCGGCCAGATCTACGAAGGCACGGTTGTCAAGACCGCCGACTTCGGCGCCTTCGTCAACTTCTTCGGCGCCCGCGACGGCCTCGTCCACATCTCGCAGCTGGCTTCCGAGCGCGTTGCCAAGACGCAGGACGTCGTCAAGGAAGGCGATAAGGTCTGGGTCAAGCTGCTCGGCTTCGACGAACGCGGCAAGGTTCGCCTGTCGATGAAGGTCGTCGACCAGGCGACTGGCCAGGAGATCCCGAACGAGAAGAAGAAGGAAGAAGCGGCCGAATAA
- a CDS encoding alpha/beta hydrolase, translated as MAKRSVALFLLLLLASCGHPGGVMTPVSTSLSSSSTAPTSTVDMLVATTREPSGNPATLFNGERSSKPHLTQISISIPAKREAGTVQWPKRLPPDPATDFAVTRVQQIDTVAEGRVWFRQHVHGGHALVFIHGFNNTYEDSVFRLAQLVHDSKMQATPVLFTWPSRAEITAYQYDKESTNYSRTALEQALRTLAADPDVKDITVMAHSMGTWLAMESLRQMGIRDGHVISKIHNVILASPDIDIQVFAKQYVEMGEPRPKFTIFVSQDDKALAVSSFITGRVSRLGAINPAEEPYRSKLENAGITAIDLTKVKTHDRLNHGKFAESPEIVQLIGQRLMAGQTLTDSKVTLGQGITAVVGGTVSTIGTVAATAAAAPVAIIEQPVTRKKPPRSANETLDGDLKQQTLTQ; from the coding sequence ATGGCAAAGCGTAGCGTGGCTCTTTTTCTTCTACTTCTTCTGGCAAGTTGCGGGCATCCGGGCGGCGTGATGACGCCAGTTTCAACCTCATTGTCTTCATCGTCGACAGCGCCGACCTCCACGGTCGACATGCTGGTTGCGACCACGCGCGAGCCTTCCGGGAACCCGGCGACGCTCTTCAACGGCGAGCGCAGTTCCAAGCCGCATCTGACGCAGATCTCGATTTCGATCCCGGCAAAGCGCGAAGCCGGCACCGTGCAGTGGCCGAAGCGGCTTCCGCCCGATCCGGCCACCGACTTTGCCGTCACCCGTGTTCAGCAGATCGACACCGTGGCAGAGGGCCGCGTCTGGTTCCGGCAGCATGTGCACGGCGGGCATGCGCTCGTCTTCATCCATGGCTTCAACAACACCTATGAGGATTCCGTCTTCCGATTGGCCCAATTGGTGCATGACAGCAAGATGCAGGCGACGCCTGTGCTGTTCACCTGGCCGTCGAGAGCGGAGATCACCGCCTACCAATACGACAAGGAGAGTACGAATTATTCGCGGACGGCGCTGGAGCAGGCGCTCCGCACGCTGGCAGCCGACCCCGACGTCAAGGACATCACCGTCATGGCCCATTCGATGGGAACATGGCTTGCCATGGAATCGCTGCGGCAGATGGGGATACGCGACGGTCACGTCATTTCGAAGATCCACAATGTCATCCTGGCCTCGCCCGACATCGACATCCAGGTCTTCGCCAAACAATATGTGGAGATGGGCGAGCCGCGTCCGAAATTCACGATCTTCGTTTCCCAGGACGACAAGGCTCTTGCGGTTTCGAGCTTCATCACCGGACGCGTTTCCCGTCTTGGCGCGATCAATCCGGCCGAGGAGCCCTACCGCTCGAAGCTGGAAAATGCCGGCATCACCGCCATCGACTTGACGAAGGTGAAGACCCACGACAGGCTCAATCACGGCAAATTCGCCGAAAGTCCCGAGATCGTCCAACTCATCGGCCAGCGCCTCATGGCCGGTCAGACCTTGACCGATTCCAAGGTCACCCTGGGCCAGGGCATTACGGCCGTCGTCGGCGGAACGGTATCGACGATCGGCACCGTTGCCGCGACCGCTGCCGCGGCGCCGGTTGCGATCATCGAACAGCCCGTCACGCGGAAGAAACCTCCGAGATCCGCCAACGAGACGCTCGACGGCGACCTGAAGCAACAGACGCTGACACAGTGA
- the fabB gene encoding beta-ketoacyl-ACP synthase I, whose product MRRVVVTGLGVVSSIGNDAAEVTESLRQAKSGISFSSDFAEHGFKCQVWGSPKLGAAELAELVDRRAMRFLSQGGAWNHVAMKQALADSGLEEKDYAQNERTGIIMGSGGPSTRTLIEAADITVKNNSPKRIGPFAVPKAMSSTASATLATWFKIHGVNYSISSACSTSAHCIGNAAEMIQWGKQDVMFAGGHEDLDWTMSNLFDAMGAMSSKYNDTPDSASRAYDVNRDGFVIAGGAGVLVLEELERAKARGAKIYAEIVGYGATSDGYDMVAPSGEGAIRCMRQALATVKGDVDYVNTHGTSTPVGDSKEIGAIREVFGAKIPHIQSTKSLTGHSLGAAGVQESIYSLLMMQQGFIGESAHITELDPEFEGVPIVRKRIDDAKIDIALSNSFGFGGTNATLVFQRYNG is encoded by the coding sequence ATGAGACGGGTAGTTGTCACGGGTCTGGGTGTCGTGTCCTCGATCGGAAACGACGCCGCCGAAGTCACCGAATCCTTGCGGCAGGCAAAGTCGGGTATCTCCTTCTCCAGCGATTTCGCCGAGCACGGCTTCAAGTGCCAGGTTTGGGGCAGCCCCAAGCTCGGCGCTGCGGAGCTTGCCGAACTGGTCGATCGCCGTGCCATGCGCTTCCTGTCGCAGGGCGGCGCCTGGAACCATGTCGCCATGAAACAGGCACTGGCCGATTCCGGGCTGGAAGAGAAGGACTACGCTCAGAACGAGCGCACCGGCATCATCATGGGCTCCGGCGGCCCGTCCACCCGCACCCTGATCGAGGCGGCCGACATCACCGTCAAGAACAACAGCCCGAAGCGCATCGGCCCCTTCGCCGTGCCGAAGGCGATGTCCTCGACCGCATCGGCGACCCTTGCTACCTGGTTCAAGATCCACGGCGTCAATTACTCGATCTCGTCGGCCTGCTCGACATCGGCGCATTGCATCGGCAACGCTGCAGAGATGATCCAGTGGGGCAAGCAGGACGTGATGTTCGCCGGCGGCCACGAAGATCTCGACTGGACGATGTCCAACCTCTTCGACGCCATGGGCGCCATGTCCTCCAAGTACAACGATACGCCCGACAGCGCCTCGCGCGCTTATGACGTCAACCGCGACGGTTTCGTCATCGCCGGCGGCGCCGGCGTGCTGGTGCTCGAGGAACTGGAGCGCGCCAAGGCCCGCGGTGCCAAGATCTATGCCGAAATCGTCGGCTACGGCGCAACCTCGGACGGTTACGACATGGTCGCCCCCTCGGGCGAGGGCGCGATCCGCTGCATGCGCCAGGCGCTCGCCACCGTCAAAGGCGATGTCGACTATGTCAACACCCACGGCACCTCGACGCCGGTCGGCGATAGCAAGGAAATCGGCGCTATCCGCGAGGTATTCGGCGCCAAGATCCCGCATATCCAGTCGACCAAGTCGCTGACCGGCCATTCGCTGGGTGCGGCGGGCGTGCAGGAATCTATCTATTCCCTGCTGATGATGCAGCAAGGCTTCATCGGCGAAAGCGCCCATATCACCGAGCTCGATCCCGAATTCGAAGGCGTGCCGATCGTGCGCAAGCGTATCGACGATGCGAAGATCGATATCGCCCTCTCCAACTCCTTCGGCTTCGGCGGGACGAACGCCACGCTCGTCTTCCAGCGCTATAACGGATAA
- the fabI gene encoding enoyl-ACP reductase FabI codes for MTGIMQGKRGLIMGVANNHSIAWGISKALAAQGAELAFTYQGDALGKRVKPLAAEVGSDFVMPCDVEDVASVDALVDAIEERWGKLDFIVHAIGFSDKNELKGLYADTTRENFSRTMVISCFSFTEIAKRCAPLMEDGGAMLTLTYNGSTRVIPNYNVMGVAKAALEASVRYLAADYGPRGIRVNAISAGPIRTLAGAGISDARAILSWNQRNAPLRKTVTIDQVGNSALYLLSDLSAGVTGEIHFVDAGFNVTSMPTLDTLRRADVE; via the coding sequence ATGACTGGAATCATGCAGGGTAAGCGCGGCCTCATCATGGGCGTCGCAAACAACCACTCGATCGCCTGGGGAATTTCAAAAGCTCTTGCCGCACAGGGTGCGGAACTTGCCTTCACCTATCAGGGCGATGCGCTCGGCAAGCGCGTCAAGCCGCTTGCCGCCGAAGTCGGCTCGGATTTCGTGATGCCTTGCGACGTCGAAGACGTCGCCTCGGTCGACGCCCTCGTTGACGCGATCGAAGAGCGCTGGGGCAAGCTCGATTTCATCGTCCATGCCATCGGTTTTTCCGACAAGAACGAGCTAAAGGGTCTCTACGCCGATACGACGCGCGAGAATTTCAGCCGCACCATGGTCATTTCCTGTTTCTCCTTCACCGAGATCGCCAAGCGCTGCGCGCCGTTGATGGAAGACGGCGGTGCGATGCTGACCTTGACCTATAACGGCTCGACGCGGGTCATCCCGAATTACAATGTCATGGGCGTCGCCAAGGCAGCGCTCGAGGCTTCGGTGCGTTATCTCGCCGCCGATTACGGCCCGCGCGGCATCCGCGTCAACGCCATATCGGCCGGCCCGATCCGGACGCTGGCCGGCGCCGGCATCTCCGATGCGCGCGCGATCCTCTCCTGGAACCAGCGCAATGCGCCGCTGCGCAAGACCGTCACCATCGACCAGGTCGGCAATTCGGCGCTTTACCTGCTTTCCGACCTTTCCGCCGGCGTCACCGGCGAAATCCACTTCGTCGACGCGGGCTTCAACGTCACCTCCATGCCGACGCTGGACACGCTGCGCAGGGCGGACGTCGAGTAA
- the irrA gene encoding iron response transcriptional regulator IrrA, whose protein sequence is MTGALPIAIEVRLRGAGLRPTRQRVALGDLLFAKGDRHLTVEELHEEAVAAGVPVSLATVYNTLHQFTEAGLIRVLAVESAKTYFDTNVSDHHHFFVEGENEVLDIPVSNLTIANLPEPPEGMEIAHVDVVIRLRAKQG, encoded by the coding sequence ATGACGGGTGCACTCCCGATCGCCATAGAGGTCAGGCTGCGCGGCGCAGGCCTTCGGCCTACCCGCCAGCGCGTCGCGCTCGGCGACCTGCTGTTTGCCAAGGGTGACCGGCATTTGACGGTCGAGGAACTGCATGAGGAGGCGGTTGCCGCCGGCGTGCCGGTGTCACTGGCAACCGTCTACAACACGCTGCATCAGTTCACCGAAGCCGGCCTCATCCGCGTTCTCGCCGTCGAGAGCGCCAAGACCTATTTCGACACCAATGTTTCCGACCACCACCATTTCTTCGTCGAAGGCGAAAACGAGGTGCTCGACATTCCCGTCAGCAACCTGACGATCGCCAATCTGCCGGAGCCGCCTGAAGGCATGGAGATCGCCCATGTCGACGTGGTGATCCGGCTGCGGGCGAAGCAAGGCTGA
- a CDS encoding class I SAM-dependent methyltransferase — protein MSRETLKTLFHPFASGTVAAPGEGERVLFLGAEAGFALPEGFAAALSAVQGFRPLYRQLQAQRIEAKPEIDGEDYDAALVLCTKHKGENEANLAAAIARTRVGGLIVVAGAKEDGIQPLRKRLEGFGLAIDHMPKYHGVAFWFGRPADADEIVSKLAKAPVRVDGRFNATAGMFSHDRIDAGSELLASRLPQDFSGDVADFGAGWGYLSVELAQRSRGLTRLDLYEADHAALEAARDNLAENCPNAPARFFWHDLAGEPVKDKYDLVIMNPPFHEGHAADPALGQAMIKTAASALRGGGRLMLVANRGLPYEPVLAANFRESGETCRNARFKVLWAKK, from the coding sequence ATGAGCCGCGAGACGCTGAAGACCCTGTTCCATCCCTTTGCCAGCGGCACAGTCGCGGCGCCCGGCGAGGGCGAGCGCGTGCTCTTCCTCGGCGCCGAGGCAGGCTTTGCGCTGCCGGAAGGTTTTGCCGCCGCGCTCAGCGCCGTCCAGGGCTTCCGGCCGCTCTACCGGCAGCTTCAGGCGCAGCGGATCGAAGCAAAGCCCGAGATCGACGGCGAGGACTACGATGCTGCCTTGGTGCTCTGCACGAAACACAAAGGCGAGAACGAGGCCAATCTTGCCGCGGCCATCGCCCGCACACGGGTCGGCGGCCTGATCGTCGTTGCCGGCGCCAAGGAAGACGGCATTCAGCCGTTGCGCAAGCGCCTCGAAGGCTTCGGCCTCGCCATCGACCATATGCCGAAATATCACGGCGTCGCCTTCTGGTTCGGCCGCCCTGCCGATGCCGACGAGATCGTCTCGAAGCTGGCAAAGGCGCCGGTGCGCGTCGACGGCCGCTTCAACGCGACCGCCGGCATGTTCTCGCATGACCGGATCGATGCCGGGTCGGAACTGCTCGCCTCGCGCCTGCCGCAGGATTTTAGCGGCGACGTGGCGGATTTCGGCGCCGGATGGGGTTATCTCTCCGTCGAGCTGGCACAGAGGTCGCGCGGACTGACCCGCCTCGACCTCTACGAGGCCGATCACGCGGCTCTGGAGGCTGCTAGGGATAATCTGGCGGAGAACTGCCCGAACGCGCCTGCGCGCTTCTTCTGGCACGATCTGGCGGGCGAGCCGGTCAAGGACAAATACGATCTCGTCATCATGAACCCGCCCTTCCACGAAGGCCACGCCGCCGATCCGGCACTCGGCCAGGCAATGATCAAGACCGCCGCATCGGCCCTTCGCGGCGGCGGCCGCCTGATGCTGGTCGCCAATCGCGGCCTGCCCTACGAGCCGGTTCTGGCGGCGAATTTCAGGGAAAGCGGTGAAACCTGCCGCAACGCCCGCTTCAAGGTGCTGTGGGCGAAGAAATAG
- a CDS encoding type II toxin-antitoxin system HicB family antitoxin, translating to MKYFIALVHKDSDSAFGISFPDLPAVFSAADEEEDLTANAIETLRLWAEDETLPMPSSYDEISSRQDIREQLAAGAFLTRVPFIEDATRTVRANVTFDKGMLEAIDKAAKERGLTRSAFLASAARKEIEAA from the coding sequence ATGAAATATTTCATTGCTCTCGTGCATAAGGACAGCGACAGCGCATTTGGGATCAGCTTTCCAGATCTGCCGGCGGTATTTTCGGCCGCCGATGAGGAAGAAGACCTGACTGCCAACGCCATAGAAACCCTTCGCCTCTGGGCGGAAGATGAAACTTTGCCGATGCCATCCTCATATGACGAGATCAGTTCTCGGCAGGATATCCGCGAGCAACTGGCTGCCGGTGCTTTCCTGACGCGTGTTCCCTTTATCGAAGACGCCACGCGCACCGTTCGAGCCAATGTCACTTTCGACAAAGGCATGCTTGAGGCAATCGACAAGGCCGCGAAAGAGCGCGGCCTGACCCGTTCGGCTTTCCTTGCAAGTGCGGCCCGCAAGGAAATCGAAGCCGCCTGA
- a CDS encoding type II toxin-antitoxin system HicA family toxin, whose amino-acid sequence MERNSQKIIARLKREGFEIVSIKGSHHKLRRGNQTIIVPHPKKDLPIGTALAIAKQAGWNASDKS is encoded by the coding sequence GTGGAGCGGAACAGTCAGAAGATCATCGCCAGGCTGAAGCGGGAGGGCTTCGAAATCGTTTCGATCAAGGGCTCGCACCACAAGCTTCGAAGAGGCAATCAAACCATCATCGTTCCGCACCCGAAGAAGGATCTGCCGATCGGCACGGCGCTTGCTATTGCCAAGCAAGCCGGATGGAATGCGAGTGACAAATCATGA
- a CDS encoding trimeric intracellular cation channel family protein, whose product MSLLVYLDYAGIALFAATGALAASRKQLDLIGFLFFAMVTGTGGGTVRDIVLGRVPVFWVLNPAYILVCCIVGVVVFFTAHLLESRYRLLIWLDAIGLAAYCVLGAAKGLAATGSPTIAIVTGTLTATFGGILRDLMANEPSVLLRPEIYVTAALIGAGVFTLANGLGMPLYLASACGVVAAFAVRGGALWFGWTFPTYRHKPGRHPDDVM is encoded by the coding sequence ATGTCCTTGCTCGTTTATCTCGATTACGCCGGCATCGCGCTGTTTGCCGCGACAGGCGCGCTCGCCGCCTCGCGCAAGCAGCTGGACCTGATCGGTTTTCTGTTTTTCGCCATGGTGACGGGAACGGGCGGCGGCACCGTGCGCGATATCGTGCTCGGCCGCGTTCCGGTCTTCTGGGTGCTGAATCCGGCCTATATCCTCGTCTGCTGCATCGTCGGCGTCGTGGTTTTCTTCACCGCCCACCTGCTGGAATCGCGCTATCGCCTGCTGATCTGGCTGGATGCGATCGGCCTTGCCGCCTATTGCGTGCTCGGCGCCGCCAAGGGCCTTGCCGCCACCGGCTCACCGACCATCGCGATCGTCACCGGCACGCTGACAGCGACCTTCGGCGGCATACTGCGCGATCTGATGGCAAACGAGCCCTCGGTGCTGCTCAGGCCGGAAATCTACGTGACCGCCGCCCTTATCGGCGCCGGCGTTTTCACGCTCGCCAATGGGCTGGGAATGCCGCTCTATCTGGCGTCTGCCTGCGGCGTCGTGGCGGCCTTTGCGGTGCGCGGCGGCGCTCTGTGGTTCGGCTGGACTTTTCCGACTTACAGGCACAAGCCCGGCCGGCACCCCGACGATGTCATGTGA
- the fabA gene encoding 3-hydroxyacyl-[acyl-carrier-protein] dehydratase FabA: MTTRQSSFSYDELIACAHGELFGPGNAQLPLPPMLMVHRITDISETGGTFDKGYLRAEYDVRPDDWYFPCHFEGNPIMPGCLGLDGMWQLTGFFLGWLGEEGRGMALSTGEVKFKGMVRPHTKLIEYGIDFKRVMRGRLVLGTADGWLKADGETIYQAADLRVGLSKDKTA, encoded by the coding sequence ATGACGACCAGACAGTCCAGCTTCTCGTACGACGAACTCATCGCCTGCGCACATGGCGAGCTGTTCGGGCCCGGCAATGCGCAGCTTCCGCTGCCGCCCATGCTGATGGTTCACCGCATCACCGATATTTCCGAAACGGGCGGGACTTTCGACAAGGGGTATCTAAGGGCCGAATACGACGTACGCCCCGACGATTGGTATTTTCCCTGCCATTTCGAAGGCAATCCGATCATGCCGGGCTGCCTCGGCCTTGACGGCATGTGGCAGCTGACCGGCTTCTTCCTGGGCTGGCTCGGCGAGGAAGGCCGCGGCATGGCGCTGTCGACAGGCGAAGTGAAATTCAAGGGCATGGTCCGCCCGCACACCAAGCTGATCGAATATGGCATCGACTTCAAGCGCGTCATGCGCGGCCGTCTGGTCCTCGGCACGGCCGACGGCTGGCTGAAGGCGGACGGCGAAACCATATATCAGGCGGCCGATCTTCGCGTCGGTCTCTCGAAAGACAAGACGGCCTGA
- a CDS encoding YdcF family protein — MFVISKLVWIFAQPLSLAFFLVFLALIAGLLRWRTLSMLSATGSALILFVTLYTTAGNLMMQGLEQRFAKPAADPDSLQCMIVLGGGFENEVNTARHGIEFNAAADRFVEALRLAQKFPQSRILVSGGDGSLSGIYEGDAAASERFFPLFGVGKDRLIEERQSRTTFENAVNTKEFLASQGLSNCLLITSGFHMPRSVGIFRKLGIDIVPWPTDYRTDGQVKAGLDFTQPNLNAQNMATAIREWYGLVGYYLAGRTSALYPR, encoded by the coding sequence TTGTTCGTCATTTCGAAGCTTGTCTGGATTTTCGCCCAGCCGCTGTCGCTGGCATTCTTCCTCGTCTTTCTTGCCCTCATTGCCGGCCTGCTGCGCTGGCGGACCTTGAGTATGCTTAGCGCAACGGGTTCGGCCCTCATCCTCTTCGTCACGCTCTACACCACGGCCGGCAACCTGATGATGCAAGGCCTCGAGCAGCGCTTCGCAAAACCCGCCGCCGACCCCGATAGCCTGCAATGCATGATCGTGCTTGGCGGCGGCTTCGAAAACGAGGTGAACACGGCGCGCCACGGCATCGAATTCAACGCCGCGGCCGATCGTTTCGTCGAAGCGCTGCGGCTCGCGCAGAAATTTCCGCAGTCGCGCATTCTGGTGTCGGGCGGCGACGGCTCCCTTTCGGGCATCTATGAAGGCGATGCGGCGGCATCCGAGCGCTTCTTCCCGCTCTTCGGCGTCGGCAAGGATCGCCTGATTGAGGAGAGGCAGTCGCGCACCACCTTCGAAAACGCCGTCAACACCAAGGAATTTTTGGCGAGCCAGGGGCTTTCCAACTGCCTGCTGATCACCTCGGGCTTCCATATGCCGCGCTCCGTCGGCATCTTCCGCAAGCTGGGCATCGATATCGTGCCCTGGCCGACCGATTATCGCACCGACGGCCAGGTGAAGGCGGGCTTGGATTTCACCCAGCCGAACCTCAACGCGCAGAACATGGCGACGGCGATCCGCGAGTGGTACGGCCTGGTCGGCTATTATCTCGCCGGCCGGACCTCGGCGCTTTATCCGCGCTGA
- a CDS encoding YoaK family protein — translation MTRARRRRLIRTRRTLTGVGLVGSISFLAGMTDATGLLLTGDFVSFMTGNTTRAALALSDGNLYHAAVLISAILVFVLGNAAGIVVAHISERRIFVVLGCVGLVLALASVTTMQGLLLARFYMIVFAMGMVNAAVEHIEGLPIGLTYVTGALSRLGRGIGRWIIGDRHIGWTIQIVPWGGMVLGAIAGAVLTRLTGAHALWMISLFAMVLALAAMFIPRPLQRRFNQKIAPHRPAVAPTK, via the coding sequence ATGACCAGAGCAAGACGCCGCCGCCTCATCCGTACTAGGCGAACCCTGACCGGGGTTGGCCTCGTCGGCTCGATCTCTTTTCTGGCTGGCATGACCGATGCGACCGGGCTGCTGCTGACCGGCGATTTCGTGTCCTTCATGACCGGCAATACGACGCGGGCGGCACTCGCCTTGAGTGATGGCAATCTCTACCACGCGGCGGTGCTGATCTCCGCCATCCTCGTTTTCGTGCTCGGCAATGCGGCAGGCATCGTCGTTGCCCATATCTCCGAGCGCCGCATTTTCGTGGTGCTCGGTTGCGTCGGTCTCGTCCTGGCGCTCGCCTCGGTGACGACGATGCAGGGCCTGTTGCTTGCCCGCTTCTATATGATCGTTTTCGCCATGGGCATGGTGAACGCCGCTGTCGAGCATATCGAGGGCCTGCCGATCGGCCTGACTTATGTCACCGGCGCCTTGTCGCGCCTCGGCCGCGGCATTGGCCGCTGGATCATCGGCGATCGCCATATCGGATGGACGATCCAGATCGTGCCCTGGGGCGGCATGGTGCTCGGCGCGATCGCCGGCGCCGTCCTGACGCGGCTGACCGGTGCGCATGCGCTGTGGATGATTTCTCTCTTTGCCATGGTGCTTGCACTTGCCGCCATGTTCATCCCCCGTCCACTGCAGCGGCGCTTCAACCAGAAGATCGCGCCGCATCGACCGGCCGTTGCGCCGACGAAATAG